A region from the Acidobacteriota bacterium genome encodes:
- a CDS encoding FtsX-like permease family protein: MLLLTLAYKSLGNRKLTTFLTLGSVALSVALLIGVEKVRTGVRESFSNTISQTDLIVGARGGAIQTILYTVFGMGSASNNISWETYQHFKNHPAVGWTIPYSLGDNHRGFRVVGTDENFYNHYRYRGDRRVRFREGRPAQEVFEVAVGLAVAGELGYSMGDKVAVNHGITPGFLGHDDKPFTVVGILEQTNTPIDRSLYVTLEGISAVHIDWQDGAPPRPGEAIPAEHIHDHDLEAEQITAFFLGTRSRIDTLRLQREINTYEGEAVMAVIPAVALNELWRGIGYAEDGLQVITIFVVVVGLLGMLVSIYTTLNERRREMAILRAVGSGPARIVGLLVLESGLLASAGSLAGTALAYLLLTVFQPVVERRFGLYVPVEALSPLEYAYIGAVLAAGFLIGLVPAFKAYRNTLSDGLSMRL, translated from the coding sequence ATGCTCCTCCTGACCTTGGCCTACAAGTCGCTGGGAAACCGCAAGCTGACCACCTTTCTCACCCTGGGCTCAGTGGCCCTGAGCGTGGCACTGCTCATCGGCGTGGAGAAGGTGCGAACCGGAGTGCGCGAAAGCTTTTCCAACACCATCTCACAAACCGACCTGATCGTAGGCGCCCGGGGAGGCGCCATCCAGACCATTCTCTACACCGTCTTCGGGATGGGATCGGCCAGCAACAACATCTCCTGGGAGACTTACCAGCATTTCAAGAACCATCCCGCCGTGGGTTGGACCATTCCTTACTCGCTGGGCGACAACCACCGGGGATTCAGGGTGGTGGGCACCGATGAGAATTTCTACAACCACTACCGCTATCGGGGAGACCGCCGAGTTCGCTTTCGTGAAGGCCGTCCGGCGCAAGAGGTCTTCGAGGTGGCGGTCGGATTGGCCGTGGCCGGCGAGCTGGGCTACTCGATGGGGGACAAAGTGGCCGTCAATCACGGCATCACGCCCGGTTTCCTGGGTCACGACGACAAGCCTTTCACGGTAGTGGGCATCCTGGAGCAGACCAACACCCCCATCGACCGTTCCCTCTACGTCACCCTGGAGGGCATCAGCGCCGTCCACATCGACTGGCAGGACGGCGCCCCTCCGCGTCCCGGCGAAGCCATCCCCGCCGAGCACATCCACGATCACGACCTGGAAGCCGAGCAGATCACGGCCTTCTTCCTGGGGACCCGGTCGCGCATCGACACCCTGCGCCTGCAGAGGGAAATCAATACTTATGAGGGGGAGGCGGTGATGGCCGTCATCCCCGCCGTGGCCCTCAACGAGCTGTGGCGCGGCATCGGCTACGCCGAGGACGGACTGCAGGTGATCACCATCTTCGTGGTGGTGGTGGGCTTGCTGGGAATGCTGGTGTCGATCTACACCACTCTCAACGAGCGCCGCCGCGAGATGGCCATCCTGCGGGCCGTGGGTTCGGGTCCCGCACGCATCGTCGGTCTGCTGGTACTGGAATCAGGACTGCTGGCCAGCGCCGGCTCCCTGGCGGGGACGGCCCTGGCCTATCTGCTGCTGACCGTCTTTCAGCCCGTGGTGGAGCGCCGCTTCGGCCTCTACGTCCCCGTCGAGGCCCTCTCGCCGCTGGAATACGCCTACATCGGAGCGGTGCTGGCCGCCGGCTTCCTGATCGGACTGGTCCCCGCCTTCAAGGCCTACCGCAACACCCTCTCCGACGGCCTCAGCATGCGCCTTTAG
- the pgsA gene encoding CDP-diacylglycerol--glycerol-3-phosphate 3-phosphatidyltransferase, with protein MNLPNILTTTRIVLVPLLVTVLLTSQAPGRELFGLIVFIAAALTDFFDGYLARRRKQITSVGILLDPIADKLLISSAFISLVEIGLVQAWMVVVIVGREFAVTGLRSVAALKGVAVSAKRLGKYKMVSQVFCVGFLIGGRLVTSEVYFIEIGRVLLWIVVLLSLASMIQYFKHFWGVIETKERSQEESEADNVVRLGRKKIS; from the coding sequence ATGAACTTGCCCAACATCCTCACCACCACGCGCATCGTTCTCGTGCCTTTGCTGGTCACGGTCCTGCTCACCTCGCAGGCGCCGGGACGGGAGTTGTTCGGGCTCATCGTATTCATCGCCGCCGCCCTGACCGATTTCTTCGACGGTTATCTGGCCCGCCGCCGCAAGCAGATCACTTCGGTGGGGATACTGCTCGATCCCATCGCCGACAAACTGCTCATCTCTTCCGCTTTTATCTCGCTGGTGGAGATCGGGCTGGTGCAGGCCTGGATGGTGGTGGTCATCGTAGGTCGCGAGTTCGCGGTCACTGGATTGCGCAGTGTGGCCGCGCTCAAGGGAGTGGCTGTTTCCGCCAAGCGGCTGGGCAAGTACAAGATGGTGTCCCAGGTCTTCTGCGTCGGATTCCTGATCGGCGGAAGGCTGGTTACCAGCGAAGTTTACTTCATCGAGATCGGACGCGTCCTGCTGTGGATCGTCGTGCTCCTCTCGCTGGCCTCGATGATCCAGTACTTCAAGCACTTCTGGGGCGTCATCGAGACCAAGGAGCGCTCCCAGGAGGAGTCGGAAGCCGACAACGTGGTGCGCCTGGGACGCAAGAAGATCAGCTAA
- a CDS encoding pyridoxamine 5'-phosphate oxidase family protein encodes MQIKNPYHKGERKVQQLTGEGAQAERNGGVISDQIMAGALGFIEQQSLAAAATLDEAGYPWASLLLGPAGFISAPAPGQVRIDLSAGPLARDDAFFANLESDPRMGLLIIDLSTRRRLRANGRLKRLSARKLEMEVEEAYPNCPKYIERRRFKLGEPAAPPTNWRTGSRLGEPSKELIARSDTFFVASAYPGGGLDVSHRGGPRGFVEVMGDGRLRVPDYSGNSLFNTLGNLVEHPKAGLAFVDFEESSILQLIGRARVDFRAQDPQNRSGGTGRFWDFHVERWLKRSLPRRVEWEFLDSSPFNQRIAARTAAR; translated from the coding sequence ATGCAGATCAAAAATCCCTACCACAAGGGTGAACGCAAGGTTCAGCAGTTGACCGGAGAGGGTGCCCAGGCCGAGCGCAACGGGGGCGTCATCTCGGATCAGATCATGGCGGGCGCGCTGGGCTTTATCGAGCAGCAGTCGCTGGCCGCCGCGGCCACGCTGGATGAGGCGGGTTATCCCTGGGCATCGCTGCTGCTTGGACCGGCCGGCTTCATCAGCGCTCCCGCCCCTGGCCAAGTACGGATCGACCTGAGCGCGGGACCGCTGGCGCGAGACGATGCATTCTTCGCCAACCTCGAGAGCGACCCCCGCATGGGGCTGCTCATCATCGACCTTTCCACCCGCCGGCGCCTGCGCGCCAACGGACGCCTGAAGCGCCTTTCAGCCAGAAAGTTGGAGATGGAGGTGGAGGAAGCCTATCCCAACTGTCCCAAGTACATCGAGCGGCGCCGTTTCAAGCTGGGAGAGCCGGCAGCCCCACCCACCAACTGGCGGACAGGGAGCCGTCTGGGGGAGCCGAGCAAGGAACTGATCGCCCGCTCCGACACCTTCTTCGTGGCCAGTGCCTATCCCGGCGGAGGACTGGACGTCTCGCACCGCGGCGGGCCGCGCGGCTTCGTGGAGGTGATGGGGGACGGCCGCTTGCGCGTACCCGATTATTCGGGCAACAGCCTCTTCAATACCCTGGGCAACCTGGTGGAACACCCCAAAGCCGGACTGGCTTTTGTCGACTTTGAAGAAAGCAGCATTCTCCAGTTGATTGGCCGGGCCCGAGTCGACTTCCGGGCCCAGGACCCCCAAAACCGCAGCGGAGGCACGGGCCGTTTCTGGGACTTTCATGTCGAGCGCTGGCTGAAGCGCAGCCTGCCCCGCCGGGTGGAATGGGAATTCCTCGACTCCTCCCCCTTCAACCAGCGCATCGCCGCCCGGACCGCCGCCAGATGA
- the ispD gene encoding 2-C-methyl-D-erythritol 4-phosphate cytidylyltransferase, whose protein sequence is MTGLVLAAAGSGRRFGSEVPKQFLELRGRPLYLHSLETFLTYCGCAVVVVPPDHVDQAEGEVKNLQGGERILVRPGGEQRQDSVRRGLEALPEDADLVLVHDAARPFCSSALIERVIESARLHGGCIPVLPLSDTVKEVEEGQVVRTLERSRLRRVQTPQGFRRPILEEAVRRAAQDGFVGTDEASLVERLGRPVRTVEGEAANVKITWREDL, encoded by the coding sequence ATGACCGGATTGGTGTTGGCGGCCGCCGGGTCGGGCCGACGCTTTGGGTCCGAGGTTCCCAAACAGTTTCTGGAGCTGCGGGGACGCCCCCTCTATCTTCATTCCCTGGAGACGTTCTTGACCTATTGCGGATGCGCCGTGGTGGTCGTGCCCCCTGATCATGTAGACCAGGCGGAAGGCGAGGTCAAAAACCTGCAGGGAGGAGAGCGGATCCTGGTGCGGCCAGGAGGCGAGCAGCGTCAGGACTCGGTGAGGCGCGGACTCGAGGCCCTTCCCGAGGACGCCGACTTAGTGCTGGTGCACGATGCCGCCCGGCCTTTCTGCTCCTCCGCCCTCATCGAGCGGGTCATCGAGTCGGCCCGCCTTCACGGCGGATGCATTCCCGTATTGCCCCTGAGCGACACCGTCAAGGAAGTCGAGGAGGGGCAGGTGGTGCGCACCCTGGAGCGCTCCCGCCTGCGACGCGTTCAGACCCCGCAGGGATTCCGGCGCCCGATCCTGGAGGAAGCCGTGCGTAGAGCAGCCCAGGACGGCTTCGTCGGCACCGACGAGGCCTCGCTGGTGGAGCGCTTGGGACGTCCCGTGCGCACGGTTGAGGGCGAAGCCGCCAACGTCAAGATCACCTGGAGGGAGGATCTGTAA
- a CDS encoding inositol monophosphatase family protein → MNDSLHERMQVAQEAARKAGKLLYDNLRGDFKVSKKGPIDLVTEMDLAAEKQIVEEIGKSFPDDDVLAEERGRRQGDERRRWIIDPLDGTTNYAHGYRFFCVSIAFELEGQVELGVVFDPVTDELYTARRGQGSQLNGAELEVSRTQELKDALLCTGFPYEEDLMNAGLEMFRRMLFQSRAVRRDGSAALDLCYVAAGRLDAFWEKGLRAWDVAAGQLIVSEAGGQVSAINDDSFSVYGRQILASNGRLHHQLREHLKAALQVST, encoded by the coding sequence ATGAACGACTCTCTGCACGAGCGCATGCAGGTCGCCCAGGAAGCGGCCCGCAAAGCCGGAAAACTGCTCTACGACAACCTGCGCGGCGATTTCAAAGTCTCCAAGAAGGGCCCCATCGACCTGGTCACCGAAATGGATCTGGCCGCCGAGAAGCAGATCGTGGAAGAGATCGGAAAGTCCTTTCCCGACGACGACGTGCTGGCCGAGGAGCGGGGCCGCCGCCAGGGCGACGAGCGGCGGCGCTGGATCATCGATCCTCTGGACGGCACCACCAACTATGCCCACGGCTACCGCTTCTTCTGCGTCTCCATCGCCTTCGAGCTGGAGGGGCAGGTCGAACTGGGCGTTGTCTTCGATCCGGTCACGGACGAACTCTACACAGCTCGACGGGGCCAAGGATCTCAGCTCAACGGGGCCGAGCTCGAAGTTTCACGCACCCAGGAACTCAAGGACGCCCTGTTGTGCACGGGATTCCCTTACGAAGAAGACCTCATGAACGCCGGCCTGGAGATGTTCCGCCGCATGCTTTTCCAGTCCCGCGCCGTACGCCGCGACGGATCGGCGGCCCTGGACCTGTGCTACGTGGCGGCAGGGCGCCTGGACGCCTTTTGGGAAAAGGGCCTGCGGGCCTGGGACGTGGCCGCGGGACAGCTCATCGTGAGCGAAGCGGGAGGCCAGGTCAGCGCCATCAACGACGACAGCTTCTCGGTCTACGGACGTCAGATCCTGGCCAGCAACGGACGCCTCCATCATCAGCTCAGGGAACACCTCAAAGCGGCCCTGCAAGTCTCCACCTGA
- a CDS encoding glycosyltransferase family 2 protein, translated as MKIVCSIVAFNSASDLPPCLEAVANQTVAVETVVLDNASHDGSAEIARRFGVETLFSGRNLGFSEGHNRILIGRPFDYAWVLNPDCRPHSDYLERLLQAMQESGADMAQGKLLRMDERGQPVESAPGPVLDSAGMYFTPAQRHFDRGSGQADRGQYDKRQEVFGVTAAAALYSRRLLDAVRFEDEYFDADFFAYREDADLCWRARLLGFRALYEPAARALHRRHVLPRRRRRIEDALNLHSLKNRFLMRIKNMDAPVARRCFPWMQMRDAGIRAYVLFGERSSREAYREVRRLRGRMLDKRTVLEEKGSWADLSPWFDFRPQAFDL; from the coding sequence ATGAAAATCGTCTGCAGTATCGTCGCCTTCAACAGCGCGTCCGACTTGCCGCCCTGTCTGGAGGCGGTGGCCAACCAGACCGTCGCAGTTGAAACAGTGGTGCTTGACAACGCCTCCCACGATGGGAGTGCCGAGATCGCCCGCCGCTTCGGCGTGGAAACCCTGTTCAGCGGACGCAATTTGGGATTCTCGGAGGGCCACAACCGCATCCTGATTGGACGCCCTTTCGACTATGCCTGGGTTTTGAATCCCGACTGCCGCCCTCACAGCGACTACCTGGAGCGCCTGCTGCAGGCCATGCAGGAAAGCGGCGCAGACATGGCCCAGGGCAAGCTGCTGCGCATGGATGAGCGGGGCCAGCCGGTCGAGAGTGCCCCGGGCCCTGTCCTCGACAGTGCCGGCATGTACTTCACTCCTGCTCAGAGGCATTTCGACCGCGGCAGCGGCCAAGCCGATCGGGGACAGTACGACAAGCGCCAGGAGGTCTTCGGCGTGACGGCGGCAGCCGCTCTCTACTCGCGCCGCCTGCTGGACGCGGTCCGCTTTGAGGACGAGTACTTCGATGCCGACTTCTTCGCCTACCGCGAGGACGCTGACCTGTGCTGGAGGGCCCGTCTGCTGGGCTTCCGCGCCCTTTACGAACCGGCGGCGCGCGCCCTCCACCGGCGCCACGTGCTGCCCCGGCGCCGCCGCCGCATCGAGGACGCTCTCAACCTCCATTCCCTCAAGAACCGCTTCCTGATGCGCATCAAGAACATGGACGCCCCCGTGGCCCGCCGCTGCTTTCCCTGGATGCAGATGCGCGACGCCGGCATCCGCGCCTACGTACTCTTTGGCGAGCGCTCCTCGCGGGAGGCCTACCGGGAAGTGCGGCGCCTGAGGGGGCGCATGCTGGACAAGCGGACGGTCCTGGAGGAGAAAGGAAGCTGGGCCGACCTCTCCCCCTGGTTCGACTTCCGCCCTCAAGCCTTCGATCTGTAG
- a CDS encoding glycosyltransferase family 2 protein, whose translation MKDVEAVIVNWNSGELLGQAVHSLRQQGCRVIRIVDNASVPAPALEHAEVEWVRLTENRGFAAGANAGIEPARSRFVLLLNPDVRVVQGSVERLLEQARTHPRAAILCGPLLGEDGTPQTAFQLRRLPTVWTVLSDVLFVDEVSGLIGRPAPPPSGLTRIEQPAAAYWLMRRRAWQELGGFDEDFAPAWFEDVDFCKRLGQAGWEILFLPQAPARHRGGYSLQRVGRARFLRTFYSNLLLYLSKHHPRALPWLKPAVKLGLTLRLLGLRVWG comes from the coding sequence GTGAAGGATGTGGAAGCGGTCATCGTCAACTGGAACAGCGGAGAATTGCTGGGACAAGCCGTCCACAGCCTGCGGCAGCAGGGTTGTCGAGTAATCCGCATCGTGGACAACGCTTCTGTCCCCGCTCCAGCGCTCGAGCATGCCGAGGTCGAATGGGTGCGCCTGACTGAGAACCGTGGTTTCGCGGCGGGCGCCAACGCCGGGATCGAACCGGCCCGAAGCCGCTTTGTGCTGCTGCTCAATCCCGACGTGCGCGTTGTGCAGGGCAGCGTCGAGCGCTTGCTCGAACAGGCCCGCACCCATCCCCGGGCGGCCATTCTCTGCGGCCCCCTTTTGGGAGAGGACGGCACCCCCCAGACCGCTTTCCAATTGCGCCGCCTGCCGACAGTCTGGACGGTTCTCAGCGACGTTCTTTTTGTGGACGAAGTGAGTGGCCTGATCGGCCGCCCGGCACCCCCTCCCTCCGGCCTCACCCGGATCGAGCAGCCGGCTGCCGCCTATTGGCTCATGCGCCGCCGCGCCTGGCAGGAGCTGGGCGGCTTCGACGAGGACTTCGCCCCCGCCTGGTTCGAGGACGTCGACTTCTGCAAGCGCCTGGGGCAGGCCGGCTGGGAGATTCTCTTCCTGCCTCAGGCCCCCGCCCGCCACCGGGGAGGCTACTCTTTGCAAAGAGTGGGACGGGCGCGGTTCCTGCGCACTTTCTACTCCAACCTGCTGCTCTATTTGAGCAAACACCATCCCCGCGCCCTGCCCTGGCTCAAGCCGGCCGTCAAGCTGGGATTGACCTTGCGACTGCTCGGGCTGCGCGTTTGGGGTTGA
- a CDS encoding type I 3-dehydroquinate dehydratase yields the protein MPPICLTLSVPDAAQLQRRIEKHAGAVRWIEVRLDALDRPRLPRLPQKTSSGFIATCRPRREGGGWKGSERERLQLLQQAARRGFAWIDLEHDVEQGLDLPSGVSLLRSLHDFEGMPDSLDSVFQSLRGRGHAVKMALTVNRSDQLVRLLDWMSGLPRQERRVVLGMGRIGQPSRLLGAFLGNLWTYLAEEDDNPAAPAQFSLRQARLYRLQSWTRTPSFYGVMGRPVAHSLSPLLHNRLLARYNLEGVYLPVHLDDLEPWMGWLQRTSLSFQGFSVTLPFKREIMDYLAQNDSPIGSVNTLSRIPSGGWRGSNTDYQGFIGPLRARGSLRGGRALVLGNGGVARTVVRALLDEGMEVTVVGRDQARAQALAQQMGCGHATFKDLPISAQVCVNTTPVGQHPHTESSPLQASQVDFEVVYDLIYNPRRTRLLREAESRGCQIISGLEMFIEQAALQFRMWTGIDPDRRFMKDVLDRDAPPGDA from the coding sequence ATGCCGCCCATTTGCCTCACCTTGAGCGTCCCCGATGCTGCCCAACTGCAACGGCGCATCGAGAAACACGCCGGAGCCGTCCGCTGGATCGAGGTTCGCCTCGACGCTTTAGACCGGCCTCGATTACCCCGCTTGCCCCAGAAGACCTCCAGCGGATTCATCGCCACCTGCCGCCCCCGGCGCGAAGGAGGAGGCTGGAAGGGAAGCGAACGCGAGCGTTTGCAGCTCTTGCAGCAGGCGGCCCGCCGCGGCTTTGCCTGGATCGACCTGGAACACGACGTCGAGCAGGGGCTCGATCTGCCCTCCGGAGTGTCCTTGCTTCGATCGCTGCACGACTTCGAGGGAATGCCCGATTCGCTGGACAGCGTGTTTCAGTCCCTGCGCGGGCGGGGGCATGCCGTCAAGATGGCGCTGACCGTCAACCGTTCCGATCAGCTCGTGCGCCTGCTGGACTGGATGAGCGGACTGCCCCGGCAAGAGCGCCGGGTGGTCCTGGGAATGGGCCGGATCGGACAGCCCTCGCGCCTCCTGGGCGCCTTCTTGGGCAATCTCTGGACCTACCTGGCCGAAGAGGACGACAATCCCGCGGCGCCCGCCCAGTTCAGCCTGCGCCAGGCCCGCCTCTACCGCCTGCAGTCATGGACCCGAACGCCCTCCTTCTATGGCGTCATGGGCCGTCCCGTGGCCCACTCCCTCTCGCCTCTGCTGCACAACCGCCTGTTGGCCCGCTACAACCTCGAGGGAGTCTATCTGCCCGTCCATCTGGACGATCTGGAGCCCTGGATGGGTTGGCTCCAGCGCACCTCGCTTTCCTTTCAAGGTTTCAGCGTGACACTGCCTTTTAAGCGGGAGATCATGGACTACCTGGCCCAAAACGACTCTCCCATCGGCTCCGTCAACACGCTCAGCCGCATTCCCTCAGGCGGGTGGAGAGGTTCCAACACCGACTACCAGGGATTCATCGGGCCCCTGCGGGCGCGCGGCTCTCTGCGGGGCGGACGGGCCCTGGTGCTGGGAAACGGAGGCGTGGCCCGCACCGTTGTCCGCGCCCTGCTCGATGAAGGTATGGAGGTGACCGTGGTGGGACGCGACCAGGCCCGCGCCCAGGCCCTGGCCCAGCAAATGGGCTGCGGCCACGCCACCTTCAAGGACTTGCCCATCAGCGCCCAGGTCTGCGTCAATACCACTCCCGTCGGGCAACATCCCCACACCGAGTCCTCTCCCTTGCAGGCTTCCCAAGTCGATTTCGAGGTGGTTTACGACCTCATTTACAATCCGCGCCGGACGCGCCTGCTGCGGGAAGCCGAATCCAGGGGCTGCCAGATCATCTCGGGACTTGAAATGTTCATCGAACAGGCAGCCCTCCAGTTCCGCATGTGGACGGGAATCGATCCCGACAGGCGCTTTATGAAGGATGTCCTGGACCGGGATGCGCCCCCAGGAGACGCTTGA
- the serB gene encoding phosphoserine phosphatase SerB, with protein sequence MDEREGLGALSRFSSQSPRHPRLCRKAAEMSGDGRIVALSGPRDLTALKAALHESWAAGFATPWLRPLSLKGMTALEMSLQGTAFPRLEKRLAPLRQEGLDLSLQPGRLGPQPPGLLVMDMDSTLVEQEGIDELARQVGVYEKVAAVTERAMRGEMDFDESLRQRVDCLRGASEQILGRVRSRIRLTPGARRLVQEMRRRGTRLGLLSGGFRQLGSGLAAELGFDHFHANVLEVEGGRLTGRVQGPIVNARRKAQLLQELSALHGLAPSQTAAVGDGANDLPMLLDSGLGIAFCAKPEVRRQALHSIDQRRLDAALYLMGLSDDEISMNPD encoded by the coding sequence ATGGATGAAAGGGAGGGACTAGGGGCACTGAGCCGGTTTTCTTCGCAGAGTCCTCGCCATCCGCGTCTCTGCCGCAAGGCCGCAGAGATGAGCGGAGACGGGCGGATCGTGGCTCTCAGCGGCCCGCGTGACCTGACCGCCCTGAAGGCCGCTTTGCACGAATCCTGGGCCGCTGGATTCGCCACGCCCTGGCTGCGTCCTCTCTCCCTGAAGGGCATGACGGCTCTGGAGATGTCGCTTCAAGGCACGGCTTTTCCGCGGCTGGAGAAACGCCTGGCTCCCTTGCGCCAAGAGGGACTCGACCTTTCCTTGCAGCCGGGACGCCTGGGACCCCAGCCGCCGGGCTTGCTGGTCATGGACATGGACTCGACGCTGGTCGAGCAGGAAGGCATCGACGAATTGGCCCGCCAAGTGGGCGTCTACGAAAAGGTCGCTGCGGTGACCGAGAGAGCCATGCGCGGCGAGATGGACTTCGACGAATCGCTGCGCCAAAGGGTGGACTGCCTGCGGGGAGCCTCGGAGCAGATCTTGGGCCGCGTCCGCTCCCGCATCCGCCTGACGCCGGGAGCGCGGCGCCTTGTCCAGGAGATGCGTCGGCGCGGCACCCGCCTGGGACTTCTCTCGGGCGGGTTCCGCCAACTGGGCAGCGGCCTGGCCGCTGAACTGGGCTTTGATCACTTCCACGCCAATGTCCTCGAAGTCGAGGGAGGAAGGCTGACCGGTCGGGTTCAAGGTCCGATCGTCAACGCCCGGCGCAAGGCTCAATTGCTGCAAGAGCTGTCCGCCCTGCACGGGCTGGCCCCCTCCCAAACCGCGGCGGTGGGCGATGGAGCCAACGATTTGCCCATGCTTCTCGACAGCGGCCTGGGCATCGCCTTCTGCGCCAAGCCCGAGGTGAGGCGTCAAGCTCTTCACAGCATTGATCAGCGGCGCCTCGATGCCGCCCTTTACTTGATGGGCCTTTCCGACGATGAAATTTCCATGAATCCGGACTGA
- the ispF gene encoding 2-C-methyl-D-erythritol 2,4-cyclodiphosphate synthase gives MFRIGQGFDFHPFQEGRRLLLGGVEIPHRAGLKGHSDADALLHAVCDALLGAAGMRDIGSYFPDDDPAYKDISSLILLEKVQRLVRGKGWKVANLDLTVIAEEPKIKPHVEAIEANLCRTLHIKPEQVGVKATTMEGAGAVGRREGIAVMAVVLLTAA, from the coding sequence GTGTTTCGTATCGGCCAAGGATTCGATTTTCATCCCTTCCAGGAGGGACGTCGCCTCCTTCTGGGCGGCGTGGAGATCCCTCACCGCGCCGGACTCAAGGGACACTCCGATGCGGACGCGCTGCTGCATGCCGTCTGCGACGCACTGCTGGGGGCGGCCGGGATGCGCGATATCGGCAGCTATTTCCCTGACGATGATCCGGCCTACAAAGACATCTCCAGCCTCATACTGCTTGAAAAAGTGCAGCGGCTGGTACGGGGCAAGGGATGGAAAGTGGCCAATCTCGACTTGACGGTGATCGCGGAAGAGCCCAAGATCAAACCTCACGTCGAGGCTATCGAGGCCAACCTCTGCCGAACGCTGCACATCAAGCCCGAGCAGGTCGGGGTGAAAGCCACCACCATGGAGGGAGCCGGCGCCGTCGGCCGCCGAGAAGGAATCGCCGTGATGGCCGTGGTGCTGTTGACTGCAGCCTGA
- a CDS encoding helix-turn-helix domain-containing protein, which produces MTVQKVQEKDLLERLTRVFQEHGFEGASLSLISQATGLKRASLYHRFPGGKEEMAQAVLRHAQERFGRDLLEPLRGSGEPAERVREMARRLDAFYRQGRRSCLLDTLSLENLAPLRRLTATAARGWIQAMTEVALEAGLSSAQARNLSEQAVIRIEGALVLARATGDRRPFQEVIEILPKLLTGSESEE; this is translated from the coding sequence ATGACAGTGCAGAAAGTCCAAGAAAAAGACCTGCTGGAGCGACTGACACGGGTCTTTCAAGAACATGGATTCGAAGGCGCCAGCCTGAGCCTCATCAGCCAAGCCACCGGACTCAAGCGGGCCAGCCTCTACCATCGCTTTCCAGGGGGCAAAGAAGAGATGGCCCAAGCGGTCCTGCGCCACGCCCAGGAGCGCTTCGGCCGCGATTTGCTGGAGCCTCTGAGAGGCTCGGGCGAGCCGGCCGAGAGGGTGCGCGAGATGGCGCGGCGCTTGGACGCCTTTTACCGGCAAGGGCGCCGATCCTGCCTTCTCGATACCCTCTCACTGGAAAATCTGGCCCCCTTACGCCGCCTGACCGCCACGGCTGCTCGCGGCTGGATCCAGGCCATGACCGAGGTGGCGCTGGAGGCCGGCCTCTCCTCGGCGCAAGCCCGAAACCTTTCCGAGCAGGCCGTCATCCGAATCGAGGGTGCGCTGGTTCTGGCCCGGGCAACCGGGGACCGGCGCCCCTTCCAGGAGGTGATCGAGATCCTGCCCAAGCTCCTCACCGGTTCAGAATCCGAGGAGTGA